ATCCCCACTCGAAAAGACGCCCGCACGATCATTTCCAAGGCAGATGATGAAGCACACAAGTTTCCCAAACTTAAAATGGAAGCTATAACGCATCCATAATACATCAAATACCAAGAGTAGTATAAATCCCATGAAGGCTGACGCTTAGAAGGTCAGCATAGGAGAATAGGGCCCAATCCCTACTTGTAAACATGTCATGAAACCTCTCCTAAATGTACTAAGGGTCTACGAACGCTCTTTTGAAGATAATAAAATTACTCCTTTTGTGTATTCTTGCTGATTTTGCATCTtcattttttgttaatttttttccttTAGTTTCTCGTTTTTTACTTTATATTTGCATATAGATTAATCATGTCATATTTGCATTACGAAGAAATCCCATCCAAACTATGGCATGGTGCTAGCCATACCTTTCATTCTCCATAGAATGATGCGGGTAACACACCTAAGCTACCTGAGACGGGACATACCTAAGGTAATGCCATCACGATCACGAAATCGAATGATGTCCTCCATAACAGTAGATATCCATAATCGGGGTACTTACCTCTGGCTGGGGAAAGAATCACCCGACCGAGATATCtccctccaaaaaaaaaaacttggtcaAACAAGCAGAAAGTGACTCAAACATCTGGTCACTCAATCAAGGGGCAAGTGTAACCTGAATTGGACATTATTAAAAGGCCTACAAAGGCACGAAAGCTAAAGGGAAATTTTTTATATTCGAAGCCTGACACCGTAAGAGGTGACCTATCCAATCAAGGAATTGATCACTCCTTGGATATGTCATCCATGGTTGGACCAAAAATGTACACCCAAACCTTTTAAAGCCAATAATGCAGGACCATTGCACGATAGAAAGCAAGAAGTTTCTAACCATATTAGCAGAAAATATCAAAGTACCTCCCACGTATGAGGACTTATCAAAATACGAGTATAAAAATAACGCCTCCCACGGTTGATGACTTTCCAAAGATAAAAGAGTATTTTCTTCTCGCAAGGAGCACGAGAACCTACCAAATAACGTTACTACTACACCCTCGGACGAAACCCATaggtaaaaaaaaagtaaattcaaAGTCCTTAAAAGGCAACACCTACATGTACAAGAGGGCATGCAAGCTCAAGTCTGTCCATCACCAGGAGCGCTTTGATCAGTGTCCATCCGATCCTCGCCTCCAGCAACGTTGGGAACGACTTTCTCGGTCTCGGAATGGACAAGAAGGGGATGGACTGCAACACTGGCAAAAGTATTGGCTGACGCAACCCTTTGACGCTCACGAAAAACAGCGGCTTTACACGCATTTGTCATCATGACCTTGAATTCCACATGAAGATTGCTCAACTTCTTGTTCTTATCAGCACATTCAACCTCTAACTCCTCCTCATGTTGATTCACCAACTCATTAAGTTCCTCATCAAGACTTTGCCTAGCAGCCCTCTCTTCCTCCAGTTGTTTCTCCAACTCTGCACTTCGCTTACGAGCCTCTGCAAGAACCACAAACGGATATGATTAGCTCAACAAGGATAGCATTTAtaataaatacataaaaaattAATATTGCTACCAAAGCAACCTTCATTCTCAATTAAAACGACGGCTAAATTCAGTTCTAATTAATTCTTTTCCGTATCTAGCGCACTAATCCTTGCTTAAACAGGAGTTATAGCCGCATCACCAGAAGGTCATGATAGCATATGTCTATTACGCTCCCTCTCAAGTGCCATAAACTCTCGCTTGAGCTACCTCAATACTTCTATGTCATCCTCAGCTTGCGCTAATTGAGGTAAATGGTCGGACTGCCATTGAATAAGCTCGTCCTTCTGAAGTCGAATGATCTTGATCTCATCCGAGCGATCCACAGCTACCTTCTTAGCCTTATCCAACATCCCACGAAGCTCCACAATGCAGTCCTGATGTACATCTACATCATCCTGCGATTTTGCATTATCTTGCTCCAAGGAGTCAATCTTGCACTGGCGCGCACTCACATCGAGCTTAAGACTTCTACGTTCTCTAGCATGCCTATGACTAGCATTGTCTATCTGCTCCTCCAACCGTTTAACCGTAGCTACTAATAGAGGGGCTAATTCAGAAGTCTAAAACCTACTATGGAGACACAAAACTTAAACGAATGAAGAAATAAAtaccttctaatttcttcttatcCTGGAGAAATGATAAGGCCTCTTTCTTAGCCATATCCACGGCATAACGAAGATGTTGGACCTCTTGTTCAGCATCCCTGGCTCACCTCCTAGCAACACGAGTCTCGGACAGCATACCAGTCCTCAAATTATTGCTCTAGTacagcagacaacaacaccagTCAAAACTGGAGTACTAAGAAACTTAAAACTCATAAAGAAAAGGTGTCCAAAACATACCACATGCACTAGATGCTACTGAGAAGACTTAGGCAAAGAAGTTAAGACACGATCTTGCTCGTCCTCTCTCAGCTGAGCATACTTATCCGAGCATAGCGTCTTCATAACCTCGGATCCTCCACTAAACAAATACACGGTAGAAGACGAACTAGACGGAGCAACTGGAGCAGGAGGAAAGCCACTAGCAAAGTTACTCGGTACACCAGGAGTGCCAACCCTCGGAACCACAAAAATACTACCACTTACATTAACACCTCCACCCCGAGCACTCGTATCGGGAAGAGCACCCTTGTCAGCGAGATCACTCGCTTGGGGCAGACTCACTTCCGATCCAAAGGTGGCATCAGGATTAATGGGATCATTCATCAAAGCTTGATCAAGATCGTAAAAAATGAATCAGTAAGATCCAACACTTCATTTTCACCAAATAAAGCACCAACATCCACTTCCATGGCATGCTCGGCCACATCCGCAGGAGCATTAGACGGCCCAGAACCATCAACAACTCTTATCCTCTGCCAAAAACTCGAAACCATCAGCGGCTAAGGCATAAAACTggggcaaggtatatatatacTTCAAAATAAATAGTATTTTATATCTTAGCATCCTCAATATCCCGAGCAGACTGCGATAAATGCCTGCGAGAGGTGACCCACTTAAGCTCCCAAGGGTTGTAGGATGACAGATGGGCATGTATCTCAGGAAGAGCGTTGCCAAGTTCATCCCAACCAAAAATGTAAGGCCCCATAACCCGAATAGGAGAAACAAGCCACTTGGGATCGTGAGTCTTACGAAGCGGATGTTGAGTAGAAACAGGAGGATCTAAATCGGTCATAAGCGGAGGACCTAGGATAGCTTTCCGAGACCGAGAAATCCCAACTCCAAAACCGTCAAAAGTATCAGACTGTTGACACCAATAGTCCTCCACGAAAGTAGTGGAGTTGTACAAGTCTTTCTGAGAATGAACGAACTAATTCAACTCGTGCTCGGTAACCTTACCTTGACTTCGACGAGAACACTCTCGGGCGATCCTGTAAAAATTACCATTGGGCTGAAATATAGCTCGCTGAGGGTCAAGCTTACACAATACCTCGTACTGGAAAGGATCTAGCGGGCAGTACAGAGGAAGACGAAGGCCGGCATCAAGTTGGCCCACTGCAATAGTGATCTCGTTAGGACCACAAGGGTTCTCCTCGAAAAGACTCTTCGAAAGAACACTGAACTAACCCTCCGGAGTAGCAAATGATATCTGAAACCTTTGAAGATGATGTCTAACCCTCACCTATTCCaggaaagcatcatcagaaatgtCGGAGGAACGGTCGGATCCTGGATTTCTCATCGGACCTTTCCCGGTATTGCTAAAAGGCAAACagaatgaagaattcaaaaaaggTGGACAAAAGCAACAAAACAGAGACGATAATAGCGATTCTCGGAAACTTCACAGATGAAGAGCAACGgagaaaatcatcaaaataatcaTGAAGATCATAGAACCCGACGAAAATAAATCAATGGCAAGAACCATTGATCCAAACAAGCATAACAGACACACTGTTCAAAATAATGGTGTAAAACCaccgaagaaaacaaaaataaaagtagAGCCAGGGGACCATACAGTCTTGAAGATCGAGATGGAGAGTTCTGCCAGACATAATAAGCTTCTTTATAGGAGACAAGAAGTTAAGAAGAAACAACAAGAGACAAAGGAGAGAGAGAAGGAGAAATCTCTGAACTCTGAAAGCAGAAAATAAAGGCGAAATTCTCTCCTCCCAAAAGATATTATAAGAAACCAAAGGATAACCAACCGGCGCCTCAAGTCCAACAGGTAAAAGCGCACTAAAAGTGCAGACGTGGAGGAAATCTCGGACGCGGCGAAAAGGACGGGACGGTTACGgagttttcttcccatcatgccctcggcaagttgcaaagaaaatgagcaaaatgtgagggtaaaatacccgatctCCACGTGTCATCATCTCAGGAGATGATCTCATGCTGAGACGCTAAGAGAGAAGCACCATATCATAATCCATAAAGTAGTTTCATCTGAATCGAGAAGCCTGCTACTACGTTACATGTATGACGCATGTAAGAAGTGGTCTAATCAATTCAGACGGTCAAGTATAAAAAGGagaaccgcatttaatgaaggatcagAAGAAGCATGAGTGAGTCTACCACACCTCAGAGAGCTCGTACGACCTATACTATAGACCGAGAAGGATGCAGCACGAGGTTACTTGAGAAGAACATCACGATGGTGTACATGGCAAGATAAATCAGAGAGGAACCCAGCATGCCATCACCAGGGATAGTATAGAAGCTCGTTCGAGGTCCAGAGGAAGTAGACGACGGACTCCACATGCTCGGCGAGGCCATACCTTCATGAGTCTTattctgtctataaataccagtccatgtagaaggatatggacaacttatgtaGCAATAGATGgtatttctacagagaattcctgagagagatctagatagagagaaagttaGAAATTTAAGTGATATTTGTActtctttcaagggtaagaccttataatcaataagaaaacatcttctttcccgtggacgtaggtcttcatggccgaaccacattATATACTTTTGTTAATCTTTACCTTTTATTCTCTTTAATCTTACTTggatgtagtcatcagaaaagatgcaactacacatCAAGCTTAAAAAGTTGTATGGTTGTTGATGTACATGATTTCATCGAAATTTCCCCACGCATTCTTATGCAGTATTTCTCGAGATAATAGGAACATTATCTCCATTCAGGTTCGTGGTTGGTGCAGCCTCTATGGCCAAAAAACGGACTTGGACAGCATAATCCAAAAAAAAGCAAATTATTcaatacattaactcaaaatcaaaacccagATTCAGAAATCTAAGATCAAGAAATTGAAATTCCTACCTCAGAAATTAAAGATCAATTGGTGGAAATGAAGAAAATTAAGAGCCTAAAGTTTTGAAACTGAAACTATGAAACACCCAACAGTGAAATGCAATGCTTACCAAAATTTGCAAGTGAGAGCATAATAGATATACTTTAGCCACAACATCAATCTCACTATGGTATAAAACCATTATCTTATCTACCCGTCCTACATTTCCCCGAGATGAGAATTGGTTAGCTTGAACAGAATAACTCATAGGCATTGCAACAAGTTTCGGCAGAGACATTTGATTGTAATCTGCAAAATGTTAACATGGACAGTTCAGTTAgcataacaacaataatatgATAAGCTACACAAGTAGAAAAGTATGATCTAGAATCCATTATAAAGATCAATTAGTCAACCTCTAGTTCCACTAACTTTAAGCATAAGAACATCAAGAGGCCAGTAGAATGGATTTGGTGATAGAATTTCATTCAGCTGCAATTATAAAAACCGTGAGTAAGGAATTCAAGAGCAAAACACCTAAAAAACATGAATTATTGATTCAAGTGAAGTATCATAATTCCTTTAACCTGAATTGAACTTTCAGCTGTAAGTGAAGCAGGTGGTGCCAAACCAAGCAAGACCCTGCCTATACATCGGAAAGCAACATTGGCCCACTCtataaaaacaccaaaattaatCAAATTATCCCATGAGAAGCACAAATTCATATATTTAAATCAATATTACTCAACAAAACGTCCCGCAGGATTCATTGATGGTAATCTTGGTCTTCTTATCACTTATCAAACCTCAAAACTGGGAGATAAAAAATCTAAATCTCATAGCCCAGCAAAACACAACTCAGTTTGGTGCATTAAATTGCTTGGGAGTACAATTAGAATAAAATAGGTTacctgagaggtgagatctgaTGAACGCGGAAATCTTGGACAAGTATTATCAATGAAGTACACCGATTCAGTGTTATCTTCTTCAGCCTATatttgaaacagacaagaattcaATATAATTCATATAAACTATATTGAATTGGAAATCAAAGTCAAATTCATAAAGAGAAAGGATGTAAAGAAACAAATCCTGAAACAAATCTCTAAATCCAACATTAGGGAAGAAAGAATTACCGAAAAATAATTAGGGAACTAGGGTTACCTATTAACAAAAGATCATTCAACACAAACACAAATTCACCAAAACCTTAAACTAAACAAAATCCTAGATTCTCAAAACACAAATCAGCTgctagcgcccccaaagctaacaattgactaatccaagagattaactgaataaagaggcactaaggaatCTGAATCATATACTTAAGCATCAATTAATAAATCTGTTacgaaacttaacccaaaaaatatCTGCACTCTGAAATATACATATATGCAAGAAATTCTCTGAATGATACATATAtgatagtcatttggtttactaatagaatatacaacataataaacatagcaaaaattaaccaactaacgaactcaacccttgaagctttcgttgcgcaactctgatctgtctgtgaaactgaaagtgggaatgggtgagcacatcatccctaaaaggggtgcccagtaggaataacatttaactttcacgTAATCATAAGCAAGAGTTGAAAAACAATACATGATTTCTGAAACATTAAATAATGACCAAGTCAccgaaataaacaaacatgtatatggacaaactccttcttcaaacaatgtactatattgagtgtcgaccaattccttacacaccctattagtttatactggtgtcgaccaattccttacacacctaacACGCATAAAAGAtaaaattcatgtagatataaatgaaggagcgtatcttatataccacacgtggaaattctcatttctcataacaattcatattgacaacaaaacattacaggtcaTTTCCaatccatggaaagattaacagaatcaacagaattatcgtaaaacaagttaaacaatgcatataACACACAAACagaaatgcatgagtttgttaaacgtAATCTTTTGTAAGAGAAACAGCAATGtttaccaaagagtcaaatgtattcccatctcttttgatgacaagccacgcctacctagagatccacgatccaccggttcatcctttgaatcaatcgttgttaatatatactaactgttaatcacacatgaagtctaagaatctagccaaaaggctcacacaagaatcatacaagtctttctaatgattctaggccgatttaaggttctacatcttttatttagcatagctaaggtatactaattgaattgggttgattctatagtccattaggtaagtcttatgaatatctacaactttatagaaagaaccaaaggctaatttCGACCACAAGAGGTCTGaaacatctaattaagaaaacttccctaagcccaagtccaccaaagtcGACTAATAGTCACTAACGGACGAGCTAACGatcaagggtcaactaacagtcaacgtccaaagTCAGGTCAAAGTCCACGGTCAAATATTCAAAGGAACTAACTCAGTCAAGGTTCACTGAGTCAGTACTGGGTCAAACCGATTCAAGACAGGGTTAACTCAGTCACTAAGACTGATTAAGGTAAGTCAGGTACACATgtgactcagtcagattaactgagtcagctgactaggatgactaaGGGTAAAGCTACGCCATAACACAGGCCAAAACTTCTTACACAATTGTGATTCAAACTCTAGTTCACCTTCAATCTATTCATTACAACATTACACAAATACTTCACTTAAACAGAATTTCAGTACATCTGTAATTTAAGATTACCTTGATCTGTATTTGCAGCCTTTCATTAAGATCACTTCCATGATAGCATTACAATCTACTTCAGCTTGCACATCCTATCAGTACATACAAAATCTAAGAGTTATAACTAATTCCTATGTTGCTTCAGTTGCAACTCAAATTGAGCTCTCAATGCCGTTAATCAACACCTTTACTTCATGAAAACATCATAACTTACTTACAATTGTACTTCAGCTTACCTGAAACAGTAGTTGCGAGCTTTTACTGAACTATCAACTACGGCCTCACAACTACTAGCAAATCCACTTCAAAATAACACCACCAATCCAACACTACCTCTGCAACTCAGATCAATAACAACCCAGTCCAACCACATCTTCTTTCAATACCATAAGTCATCATCTTTATCAAATCCGTAACTTCTTCCATATCCTTTAATTTACACAACCATTATTTGTTCAGTTTCATCACCCTGTTTACCAAACTTATTCATCTAGTCCCCTGTCATAACAACATCTTCTACATACTACTCAACTTTAGCATCCACAACAATCCCACTCAAACAACATTCATTCATACCCCCTGAACTTCAACAATTCTACCATATCAAACCACCAACATAGCTCCGCCACAATCCATTGGAAACTACCTTCTTCATTATCACCAGCAAATCATTCATACTATCATTGCGACTTCTCCGTTCATTCTAGTTCATAGTAATTCAACACAACCTACTTCATCAACAATTCTACTTTATATCCAACTCATAACACAGTTTCAAAAACAATTATACAAACTTAACAATTCAATGATTCATCCTTCAAATATCAAAATTAAAGAAATTAAAAGCTTACCCCAGTAACAACGTCCACTGAATTTGGAATCCCTCATCTGCATCTCAAATCCATGAACGCCAACACTTTGTTCCTTCGAGAACCCTAAATTCAATCACCTTCATCGAATCTCATCCTATGAAACTTAGCTGCATTTGTAATACCAATCTAAATCCTCAATTCACTTATTACCCATCTCAACTCATCATCTTAGAACGTCACTTTCATCTTCTCTGAGTTTAATCTCATGAAACCTTAAATCGAACTCTAACCTTTCGATTCTTTACTGAATCACCTTCATAACTTCGATTCAACGACAACCCTCATGATCCTCATCTAACACCAACCTATTTCACATCTCAATCTTCATGCCAAAACCTAATTACTAATTCCAAACTATTCTTAAACCTTAACTCATAATTCGAGTTAAACCCACCTCCAATTAGTCCTCTAGAGTAACAAATTCATCTTCTAATCTTCTTGGAGTTCCTTCTCATAAACCCTGACTCTTAATTCACTACCTCCTTCGAATCTGATTCAATAGCagacaccatcaccatcaccaacaACTGCTGCATAATCTTATCTACCCTCTGTCCAATAGAGAACTCCCATTTGATTCTCTAAAAATCGCAGAAGAAAAAGAACTGGAAAAGAAGGAAGgaaggaggagaagaaagaagactACTCGTTTATCTTCCCGGATAGATTGGGGATAAGGACGGCCGACATGCTAAAGGAACCCAAACAAAATATAAGGGCAGCCAGGTCGGTTGAATTTCAAAAGATTATTTTACCCTTTAAACTAAACCAAcggtatcttcttcgtccgatgtccgaatgacacgttcgagtagtccatttcacgtaacttttcgagacctattcgatggtactagtttcgtatctatctcgttattagattaatttttattaattaatgttcgtgttaaactaatcaagttattatcggctaattcgtcacttgaccggtctaacagcgttgacgatcttgagggtctttacacttCCACTGCTTCAATTTTTAGCTTCGCCAAGTCAGTTTGAATCTTCTTCATACCTGCAGTTTTCTCTTTAACTTCATTCACTATGTCACCCATCTTTTGTTGAGCCTTTACAAAAGCAATTTGGTCAGCCTCATGCTAAAAACATTATAGTTCATACATTCAGCTAACTAAATCTCAAACTTCTCAGTAAACATTTCTACAAAATTCAGAAAGCAATTCCGACCTTTTATTTTAACAGCTTAGTTTCATTACATACAACATCAAGCTTTCCTTTGTGCTCAATCAAGTTTTTTTTCCCACGGTTCAATTTAAGAACAAACTTCAACTAGCTCCGATCTATACTTCTCATTTTAAACTGTACCGATAGACCAACCAGAAGATCCATACATAAGTTCCAACAAATTTACCTGAATTAAAAAGCTAAACAAATCAAATGGGATGGATATGGAATAAACATATCAGTTCGTATCCCGCTAATAAGACTGGAAAACCAATACCTAGAGACATTGCATCAATATCATGTTGAAACTTAAAGACTAATGCATCTAAAATTGCCAAGACTTGATAAAAATACAGAACAGTAAACtaaaataaagagaagaagaatttGGAAGAAGTGCAATCAACCCTATtgcacaaaagaaaaaacaagactATCAATTCTAGATACTGTAGACTATCAATTATGTAAACGTTATCAAACTACCGAGTATTGCACCACCTTTTGAGCCCTTTTAAATTTATTCTAAGATGGTATTTTCATCTGACAGAAGATTTTGTAACTTGGGTATCAAGATGTTGAGAGACACGTGGTTAGCTGAGAATATGGAAAACGAGTTTTTTAAGTCTGCTAGGGATTTGTAGATAAGACTTCCATAGGCTTTCTTTATATATAAGGGTTCCAAAGATAGTCTTTTTcataacaaaaataaatcaaGCTCCCATAACAGTCTTAATATAAGGGGGCAGTTTAGGGAATGTAAAAGGGTTCCACGCGGATTTCTGTTAGGACTGCCTGAGGAACTTGTTTGCGTGGTCCCACTTCAGTTAAGTCTTAAAGTCTGCCGTAGAAACTAGTTTCTATAATACCCTCCAGAAACATACACGTACCTCCTCTATCACATTTTTTATATA
This portion of the Papaver somniferum cultivar HN1 chromosome 11, ASM357369v1, whole genome shotgun sequence genome encodes:
- the LOC113320322 gene encoding uncharacterized protein LOC113320322 → MAKKEALSFLQDKKKLEEARKRSAELEKQLEEERAARQSLDEELNELVNQHEEELEVECADKNKKLSNLHVEFKVMMTNACKAAVFRERQRVASANTFASVAVHPLLVHSETEKVVPNVAGGEDRMDTDQSAPGDGQT